One genomic region from Engystomops pustulosus unplaced genomic scaffold, aEngPut4.maternal MAT_SCAFFOLD_137, whole genome shotgun sequence encodes:
- the RCVRN gene encoding recoverin — MGNSKSGALSKEILEELQLNTKFTQEELCTWYQSFLKECPSGRISKKQFESIYSKFFPDADPKAYAHHVFRSFDSNNDGTLDFKEYMIALHMTSSGKTNQKLEWAFSLYDVDGNGTISKPEVLEIITAIFKMITAEDQKHLPEDENTPERRTNKIWDFFGKKDDDKLTEGEFIQGIMNNKEILRLIQYEPQKVKEKIKEKKQ; from the exons ATGGGCAATAGCAAAAGTGGTGCCCTTTCTAAAGAGATTCTGGAGGAACTTCAGTTGAACACCAAATTTActcaggaggagctgtgcacttGGTATCAGTCCTTCTTAAAGGAGTGTCCGAGTGGAAGGATCTCAAAGAAGCAATTCGAAAGTATCTACTCAAAATTCTTTCCAGATGCTGATCCAAAAGCCTATGCTCACCACGTCTTCAGGAGCTTCGATTCCAACAACGATGGGACATTGGACTTTAAGGAATACATGATTGCTCTTCATATGACCTCATCTGGGAAGACGAACCAAAAACTAGAGTGGGCTTTCTCCTTATATGATGTGGATGGAAATGGGACCATCAGTAAACCAGAAGTCCTCGAAATCATCACG GCCATATTCAAGATGATAACGGCTGAAGACCAAAAACATCTTCCAGAAGATGAAAACACCCCAGAGAGGAGAACCAATAAAATATGGGACTTCTTCGGCAAGAAAGACGATG ATAAACTCACGGAAGGGGAATTTATTCAGGGGATCATGAATAATAAAGAAATCCTACGCTTGATCCAGTACGAACCCCAAAAAGTCAAGGAAAAAATCAAAGAGAAAAAACAGTAA